Genomic DNA from Solanum pennellii chromosome 3, SPENNV200:
TCCTATAGTACTATATCTCTTTTTTGGGGAAGGCAATACATATACCCAAAACCTCACCCACCATTAGTCTGTTTTCTGATTTATTGTGTGTCGGTGTTTCTATTGTCATACTTTATTTAAACTGATGGGTTATTTCCCATTGTTTTagtcttttcaatttttaaaatcattttttgccTTTGCTATCTTGTTGTTATTTCAGGTGTCGTAATTTATTTTATGCTGTCATCTTCTTGCAGTATAAAGAGTGTGGATAGATTATTGTAGCTGGCAGTTTTTTATCTGCTTTGTTTTTGTTTGGAGAATATGTAGAGGTCACTTGTTAAAATTGCATACTTTTTCTCTTTAACAGAGCTTGAAGCATAATCCAAATGGAaggtttgttgttgtttgtggAGATGGAGAGTATATCATATATACTGCTCTAGCATGGAGAAATAGGTCATTTGGTTCAGCTCTGGAATTTGTTTGGTCTTCTGATGGAGAATATGCTGTGAGAGAAAGTACGTCAAGGATTAAGATCTTCAGCAAAAATTTTCAGGTTCACATTCGTCCTCCAACTGGCTGCCTCGAAAGGTTCATTGTACCACGTACctatcaaaaggaaaaaaagacaAAAGCAAATTGATTGCATCTTGTGTTAATTTGAGTCTGATGATggattattttatatatttgacttATCAACTGTTTCTTCCCTATCTGCCCCCTTCTATTTAATGCCTTTGTTAGTGGTGGGCTTTTACTTCTTAGAGAGCTTCATAAGTGAGTTTTTAGTTCACATCCATGCGATGGGTTATAGTGTAATAAACGCATTGGCTTCTCTTTCTCAAAGCTGAAACATGCAATGTCCCATGGTTTCTTCTTGTTCATGTGGTGGCCTTAAAGGTGAATTGTGTATTTCCAGGAGAAGAAGAGTATCCGCCCTACTTTCTCAGCTGAGCGCATCTATGGAGGTACTCTATTGGCGATGTGCTcaaatgagtttatttgttTCTATGATTGGGCGGACTGCAGGTTGATACGGCGAATTGATGTTAGTGTGAAGGTGAGAAACATAAGCTTGACTGTGATACACTGTAAGGTTGTTTTTCTTGGAAGTCTTAACTTTGTCTAtgttgtttttaaatttatttagaatCTCTACTGGGCGGACAGTGGCGATCTGGTAGCAATTGCAAGTGATACATCCTTCTACATACTCAAGTATAATGTGAGACCTTCTTTCCATAATCAAAATTACACATGCTCAAGTTTGTTATTCCATTCTTTGCATAATTCTAGTAATGGTCATCTGTTTGCTTGTGTCGTACCTGCAGCGTGATGTGGTTTCTGCCCATTTAGATAGTGGAAGATCAGTAGATGAGCAAGGCGTAGAAGAAGCTTTTGAACTCCTTTATGAGATAAATGAACGGGTCAGGACCGGAATTTGGGTTGGTGATTGCTTCATTTACAATAATTCTTCCTGGAGACTTAACTACTGTGTTGGTGGTGAGGTACGATTGGTTGTGCATGCTGCTCTTCTTGCACATATATCTGGCGACATCTTATTTCTGTGTGTGAATCAGCAAACTGTTTTTTGTATGTTTAGGTGACCACAATGTTTCATTTAGACCGGCCTATGTACCTGCTCGGATATCTAGCGAACCAGAGTAGGGTTTTTCTGATTGACAAAGAGTTCAAGTGAGTACTTTCTGGGAGATTCTGAAACTTCAGCTTGAGATAATTATTCTGGGATAAATGAGTTCATTTCCTTCTTGTGCAGTGTCATTGGATATACTTTGCTGCTCAGCCTGGTTGAGTACAAGACGCTTGTGATGCGTGGTGACTGGGACAGAGCAAATGAGGTGCTGCCATCTATTCCTAAGGAGCACCATAATAGGTAAATCACATGTTTAAATGTCTTCAGGGAACATGACCGATATATTGTGTGTAACATGTCAATGAACTGGGCTTTCTGGATTATATTAATGTGTTGGGTTATTTTAGAGTAACATGCTGCTCATAGATTCTGAGGGATTGGCATCTGTATTCATTTGTTTGTATGGACAGTAATTTCTGTTAAATTTTTCGTCTGTTTAATACTTCAGATCTGTTTGATCAATAAAATCTCTTTCCTCCGAAAATTTAATATGTGATGCTTCATGTTGATACGAGGTATCACATAGTTTCTGCAATATCTAAACCTTCGGGGTGGGGCCGGGGGTGGGGGGNNNNNNNNNNNNNNNNNNNNNNNNNNNNNNNNNNNNNNNNNNNNNNNNNNNNNNNNNNNNNNNNNNNNNNNNNNNNNNNNNNNNNNNNNNNNNNNNNNNNNNNNNNNNNNNNNNNNNNNNNNNNNNNNNNNNNNNNNNNNNNNNNNNNNNNNNNNNNNNNNNNNNNNNNNNNNNNNNNNNNNNNNNNNNNNNNNNNNNNNNNNNNNNNNNNNNNNNNNNNNNNNNNNNNNNNNNNNNNNNNNNNNNNNNNNNNNNNNNNNNNNNNNNNNNNNNNNNNNNNNNNNNNNNNNNNNNNNNNNNNNNNNNNNNNNNNNNNNNNNNNNNNNNNNNNNNNNNNNNNNNNNNNNNNNNNNNNNNNNNNNNNNNNNNNNNNNNNNNNNNNNNNNNNNNNNNNNNNNNNNNNNNNNNNNNNNNNNNNNNNNNNNNNNNNNNNNNNNNNNNNNNNNNNNNNNNNNNNNNNNNNNNNNNNNNNNNNNNNNNNNNNNNNNNNNNNNNNNNNNNNNNNNNNNNNNNNNNNNNNNNNNNNNNNNNNNNNNNNNNNNNNNNNNNNNNNNNNNNNNNNNNNNNNNNNNNNNNNNNNNNNNNNNNcgggggtggggggtgggggtggggtttGCTTTGTTTTATATGAATTTTCCTAATTagtcataaaatattttccctGCTAGTGTTGCTCATTTCTTGGAGTCGCGAGGTATGGTAGAGGAAGCATTAGAAGTTGCAACAGAGCCTGACTACAGATTTGATCTAGCCATACAGCTGGGAAAATTAGAAATTGCAAAGGTGGGGGCTCCTAACTTTAATGCATGTGGTTTGGACTTACATATCTTCTTTTAAACTTGTTTGCTTCATAAGAACCATATGTTGTTTAGAAGTGTGGCTTGTGGCTTGGCAGGATATTGCAGTGGTCGCTCAAAGTGAGTCCAAATGGAAGCAGTTGGGTGAACTAGCCATGTCTGATGGAATGGTAACGGTTACTGCCATTAATTGAAATCTTATTTTTGCAGCATACATTTAGTTTTTTTACTGAGAAAATGGATGGTTCAGATTTTAGGAAGGTGCCGTGGTTTGTACTTGTTTAAACTCTTTCTTTTAGCTGAACTGAGACTACTGCTTAATATATCATTCAGAGTTAAGTGAAATTTTCCAGctctttattttgtattcaaGTGGTGGAGGTACTTTGTAATTTGGTCTCTTCAGATGTCAGTAGTACTTTTCTGAAATGCACATGTCTATTTTCCTGAGTTCTTCAGAATTTTTTCTCATTTGCTACATGTTGTAGCTGGAGATGGCAGAGGAATGTCTGAAGTATGCCAATGACTTGAGTGGTCTGTTGCTACTCTATTCTTCACTAGGAGATGCTGAAGGAATAACTGAACTAGCAACTCTTGCCAAAGAGCAGGGGAAAAACAATGTCACATTCCTTTGCATGTTCCTTTTGGGTAAAGTGGAGGAATGCATTCAGCTATTGGTTGATAGGTACTTCTTTTTGCTAAAGAACTTATTGTTTAAGTGTGTTTTCAATGGTTCAGATTGATATATAGAGTTACAATTTATTTGCAGCAATCGGGTACCTGAGGCTGCTTTTATGGCTAGATCTTATCTGCCAAGTAAGGTTTCTGAAATAGTTGCAATTTGGAAGAAGGACCTCAGTAAGGTCTGTGTTTCTCTGATCATGATCTTTCTTGTCTGTATACACCTTCTGAATCTGTGGCACTTAGGACCAAATATTTGACGGGATGATCACCTGAGAAATCTGTTGGAGCTGCAGAACCATCTAGATTTGATTTTCATTTAACATAGTGGGATTAAGCTTCTTGATCTAAGTTGCTGGTTCAGAAAAACTTCGTAGCTCTTTATCTCTCGGACGTATTATTTACTCCTGTGATAGGCATCAAAAGTAATATTTTTGGATAATTATCTATTCCACTTGCATTTGTGTATTATCTCCATGGAATGACCacaagaaatatatttaatgagTTTTCAGGAACCAAACTATCTGTTATGAATTATGTCATGCCTTAATCTAAAGATTTGATATTAAATATAGTTTGAACGCAGAAGTGAAGGGTATAATCCcttctcaaaaaaagaaaagtgaaggTTGTAATCAATTTTTGAATACGGACTATATGGCTTCATGCAGGATTAGACATTGCTGTATTATCCGTAGTCCTATTACGGAAAAATTGTTGTAATTTAATGTGGTTTATTGATGAATGGTCATTCAGGTTAACCAGAAAGCAGCAGAAGCTTTGGCTGATCCTGAAGAATATCCTAATATGTTTGAGCACTGGCAAGTTGCATGTGCTGTTGAATCTAAAGTTGCAGAAGAAAGGTGTTGAGAATGGCTCTATCCACTTCCTATGCATTT
This window encodes:
- the LOC107014066 gene encoding coatomer subunit beta'-2-like translates to MPLRLEIKRKLAQRSERVKCVDLHPTEPWILTSLYSGTVCIWNYQTQTMVKSFEVTELPVRSAKFIARKQWVVAGADDMYIRVYNYNTMDKVKVFEAHTDYIRCVAVHPSLPYVLSSSDDMLIKLWDWEKGWLCTQIFEGHSHYVMQVTFNPKDTNTFASASLDRTIKIWNLGSPDPNFTLDAHLKGVNCVDYFTGGDKPYLISGSDDHTAKVWDYQTKSCVQTLEGHTHNVSAVCFHPELPIIITGSEDGTVRIWHATTYRLENTLNYGLERVWAVGCMRSSRRIVIGYDEGTIMVKIGREEPVASMDNSGKIIWAKHNEVQTVNIKSVGADYEVTDGERLPLAVKELGTCDLYPQSLKHNPNGRFVVVCGDGEYIIYTALAWRNRSFGSALEFVWSSDGEYAVRESTSRIKIFSKNFQEKKSIRPTFSAERIYGGTLLAMCSNEFICFYDWADCRLIRRIDVSVKNLYWADSGDLVAIASDTSFYILKYNRDVVSAHLDSGRSVDEQGVEEAFELLYEINERVRTGIWVGDCFIYNNSSWRLNYCVGGEVTTMFHLDRPMYLLGYLANQSRVFLIDKEFNVIGYTLLLSLVEYKTLVMRGDWDRANEVLPSIPKEHHNSVAHFLESRGMVEEALEVATEPDYRFDLAIQLGKLEIAKDIAVVAQSESKWKQLGELAMSDGMLEMAEECLKYANDLSGLLLLYSSLGDAEGITELATLAKEQGKNNVTFLCMFLLGKVEECIQLLVDSNRVPEAAFMARSYLPSKVSEIVAIWKKDLSKVNQKAAEALADPEEYPNMFEHWQVACAVESKVAEERGGGYPPATEYVNHADRSTNNLVEAFSIMKMDEESLENGDIDHDIAEQSGDEVQELGQDDEQNEGQEEPVVVDADSTDSAVLINETEAEEEWGTNTEGKPSA